From one bacterium BMS3Abin08 genomic stretch:
- the pfeA gene encoding ferric enterobactin receptor precursor, with protein MKRNPRPIFSSPFVLAPKTVKALFTPFLNYLDAGRLLMFPASIILSLALMVSAVSAGTADREGDETIDVGEIVVTATRYEEQISGIPANVTVITEDEIKNSTARDIPDLLRTEVGIQVTDITGNGRNLNVDVRGFGETAPLNTLVLVDGRRVNQADLSGADWIQIPLDRVKRIEIIRGGRGSVLYGDNAAGGVINIITRSGNKFRTGGELAYGSYDTFRGNGFVGGTSGDLSYYLSGSYSSTDGYRENSNSESKDFGTKLDYYIGDSLRLGLSSGYHKDNTGLPGALRESDLDSGVSRRDSLNPKDFADTEDYYVTFTPQVYFLDESYFKVETSYRKRSFLSFASFADGNFTGDTEIDTIAISPQLLLKGKIGGIPNTLTAGFDYQKAKEDILNDSLFFGTRTLGNFRLEKENYGYYIHDRATVTDGLEVSGGYRFDSADFSFSPSTPDSTTLDQNLFTLGINYRYQKDSHVYASYSRSFRYPVLDELFSFFTNTLDTGLVQQTSNDYEIGLRHRFNDAVSASINVFRIDTDDEIFFNPMTYANENLDGTTRRQGLEVSFETKALDWLSLGGSYTYTDATIRGGQFEGNDIPGVPRHKATLNTLLTFKGGISMRLSGVYTGERAFISDFNNEFDRQKGHIIFNAKVMYRWKKMTAFVDVLNITNKEYSEYGVISGFPAEKAFYPSPKRNFLVGVRVEL; from the coding sequence ATGAAACGTAATCCAAGACCCATTTTTTCAAGTCCTTTCGTTTTAGCCCCAAAAACAGTGAAGGCCCTTTTCACGCCGTTTCTCAATTATCTTGATGCAGGGAGACTCCTCATGTTTCCCGCAAGCATCATCCTATCTCTCGCCCTTATGGTATCCGCTGTATCGGCCGGTACCGCAGACAGGGAGGGAGATGAGACAATTGATGTAGGGGAGATCGTTGTTACTGCAACGAGGTATGAGGAGCAGATCTCCGGTATACCGGCAAATGTTACCGTGATTACAGAGGATGAGATAAAAAACTCAACTGCCCGTGACATCCCTGACCTCCTGAGAACGGAGGTTGGAATTCAGGTGACCGACATCACCGGAAACGGGAGGAATCTCAATGTTGATGTAAGAGGGTTCGGTGAAACGGCTCCACTCAATACCCTGGTGCTCGTTGACGGAAGAAGGGTGAATCAGGCAGACCTGAGCGGGGCTGACTGGATACAGATACCCCTGGACAGGGTAAAGCGGATTGAGATAATCCGGGGTGGCCGCGGCAGCGTCCTTTATGGCGACAATGCAGCGGGAGGTGTTATTAATATCATTACCAGGAGCGGTAATAAATTCAGGACCGGTGGCGAGCTTGCCTACGGGAGCTATGATACATTCAGGGGTAACGGCTTTGTAGGCGGGACCTCTGGGGATCTCTCATATTATCTGTCCGGCAGCTATTCGTCTACCGACGGGTACAGGGAAAACAGTAATTCCGAATCAAAAGACTTCGGCACAAAGCTCGATTACTACATAGGAGACTCCCTCAGGTTAGGCCTGAGCAGCGGGTATCACAAGGACAACACCGGCCTGCCCGGAGCCCTTAGGGAGAGTGATCTTGATTCAGGGGTTTCAAGAAGGGATTCGTTGAACCCGAAAGACTTTGCCGACACCGAGGACTACTATGTAACGTTTACCCCCCAGGTCTACTTCCTGGATGAAAGTTACTTTAAGGTGGAGACCTCTTACAGAAAGAGGAGTTTTCTCTCCTTTGCATCCTTTGCAGATGGTAATTTTACGGGTGATACGGAGATCGATACCATAGCCATCTCACCCCAGCTTCTCCTGAAGGGAAAGATAGGCGGGATCCCCAATACCCTGACAGCGGGTTTCGATTATCAGAAGGCCAAGGAGGACATACTCAATGATTCGCTCTTCTTCGGCACCCGTACCCTGGGTAATTTCAGACTGGAGAAAGAGAACTATGGCTACTATATACATGACCGGGCGACGGTAACAGATGGCCTGGAGGTCTCGGGCGGGTACCGTTTTGACAGTGCTGATTTCTCCTTCAGCCCCAGCACACCCGACAGCACAACCCTTGACCAGAACCTCTTTACCCTCGGTATAAATTACAGATACCAAAAAGACTCCCATGTATATGCAAGCTATTCGAGGAGCTTCAGGTATCCTGTGCTGGACGAACTCTTCAGCTTTTTTACCAATACGCTTGATACAGGCCTGGTCCAGCAGACCTCGAATGACTATGAAATAGGGCTGAGGCACCGGTTTAATGATGCCGTTTCCGCTTCAATAAACGTCTTCAGGATTGACACGGATGATGAGATCTTCTTTAACCCCATGACCTATGCGAATGAGAACCTTGACGGGACCACAAGGCGTCAGGGGCTTGAGGTCTCCTTTGAAACAAAGGCCCTTGACTGGCTCTCCCTGGGGGGGAGTTATACCTACACGGATGCCACGATCAGGGGCGGACAGTTTGAGGGGAATGATATTCCCGGTGTCCCCAGACACAAGGCAACCCTGAATACCCTCCTCACATTCAAGGGTGGGATCAGTATGCGGCTGAGCGGTGTTTACACAGGTGAGAGGGCCTTTATAAGTGACTTCAACAATGAGTTCGACCGTCAGAAAGGCCATATTATCTTTAATGCAAAGGTGATGTACCGGTGGAAGAAGATGACGGCATTTGTTGATGTATTAAATATCACGAACAAAGAATACTCCGAATACGGTGTGATTTCCGGGTTTCCAGCGGAGAAGGCATTTTATCCCTCCCCCAAGAGAAACTTTCTTGTCGGGGTAAGGGTGGAACTCTAA
- the btuF gene encoding vitamin B12-binding protein precursor — MSNPSLEAVIALKPDVVVLTKDGNPKEFERRLRSLNVRTYVFSATRIADLPAEILKMGKFLGVEVRARDLAGRIESEFNHYRNAYKKPSGKRAVFIVWPEPLLVAGPDTAVDDALRLLGWGNVASGARARYPRYSIEELILQAPDVILIGKGHKDMKALSGRLLKRLNVLKAVKNGRVYYTGDFLYRLGPRVIEGIRELEGILYNKSGAKETGISGNGLHD; from the coding sequence ATGTCCAACCCGTCACTTGAGGCGGTAATCGCGTTAAAACCCGACGTCGTTGTGCTTACCAAGGACGGAAACCCTAAGGAGTTTGAAAGGCGTCTGAGGAGCCTCAATGTAAGGACCTATGTGTTCAGTGCAACAAGGATCGCCGATCTCCCCGCTGAAATTCTGAAGATGGGGAAATTCCTCGGTGTAGAAGTGCGTGCCAGGGACCTTGCCGGCAGGATCGAATCGGAATTCAATCACTACAGGAATGCCTACAAAAAGCCATCGGGGAAGCGGGCGGTCTTTATTGTCTGGCCTGAGCCCCTTCTGGTTGCCGGGCCTGATACAGCGGTGGATGATGCGCTCAGGCTGCTCGGCTGGGGAAACGTGGCCTCAGGGGCAAGGGCCCGGTATCCCAGGTATTCAATTGAAGAACTGATTCTTCAGGCCCCCGACGTGATACTGATAGGCAAGGGACATAAGGATATGAAGGCCCTCTCCGGAAGGCTCCTCAAGCGCCTAAATGTCCTAAAGGCAGTAAAAAACGGCAGGGTATATTATACCGGTGATTTTCTATACAGGCTTGGTCCAAGGGTGATTGAAGGGATCCGGGAGCTTGAGGGGATACTCTATAATAAATCCGGTGCTAAAGAGACAGGCATATCCGGCAATGGACTGCACGATTGA
- the hmuU gene encoding hemin transport system permease protein HmuU, which produces MIILMVVSTVLVLISIVAGPRFINPFSLNDTTWEILFRIRLPRVVVAMLMGSALGASGAILQGILRNPLADPYILGISSGAALMAVLGILLGSTVFGALTVPILAFIGSVLTGVTVGALGYRRGKIWPERLLLAGVGIGFLLTAVLMLMMSVASDQGIRRAILWIFGDLSLADWTMIPYGFFFILTGFVISLWRYKGLNALMLGDDIAHSLGFAPSRERLILFVSVGLMVAASVSLGGVVGFVGLLIPHIVRFFVGSDNKLLVPLSAVAGGAMLCVADMIGRSVMAPMELPAGLITAVLGAPYFLYLLRRKEILGV; this is translated from the coding sequence ATGATAATTCTGATGGTTGTCTCAACGGTCCTGGTACTGATCTCAATAGTCGCCGGTCCCCGTTTTATTAATCCATTCAGCCTGAATGATACCACATGGGAGATTCTCTTCAGGATCAGATTGCCGAGGGTGGTTGTTGCAATGCTGATGGGCTCTGCCCTCGGGGCCTCGGGTGCAATACTTCAGGGGATCCTGAGGAACCCCCTCGCTGATCCCTATATCCTCGGTATATCGAGTGGTGCAGCCCTGATGGCAGTGCTGGGTATCCTGCTCGGGAGCACCGTCTTTGGAGCACTGACAGTCCCTATCCTTGCATTCATAGGCTCTGTGCTGACAGGCGTGACCGTTGGTGCGCTTGGATACAGGAGGGGGAAGATCTGGCCGGAAAGGCTCCTCCTTGCAGGGGTAGGCATCGGGTTCCTCCTCACAGCAGTGCTTATGCTGATGATGAGTGTAGCATCAGACCAGGGGATCAGGAGGGCGATCCTCTGGATATTCGGCGATCTCTCCCTTGCAGACTGGACCATGATACCATATGGATTTTTTTTCATACTTACCGGCTTTGTCATCTCCCTATGGAGATACAAGGGGCTGAATGCCCTGATGCTCGGGGATGATATTGCCCATAGTCTCGGCTTTGCCCCATCGAGAGAGCGGCTGATACTCTTTGTTTCAGTGGGACTTATGGTTGCGGCCTCGGTTTCGCTGGGCGGGGTGGTCGGATTTGTCGGCCTTCTGATCCCGCATATTGTGCGGTTCTTTGTGGGTTCGGACAATAAGCTCCTTGTCCCCCTCTCGGCAGTTGCCGGTGGCGCTATGCTCTGCGTTGCCGATATGATTGGAAGAAGCGTCATGGCACCGATGGAACTGCCGGCAGGATTAATCACCGCAGTACTTGGTGCGCCATATTTCCTCTATCTCCTCAGGAGGAAAGAGATACTCGGGGTGTAG
- the fhuC gene encoding iron(3+)-hydroxamate import ATP-binding protein FhuC, translating into MTILELRKVSFSYEKSSFINKLSLSIKEGEFAGIIGANGSGKSTILKLSAGILNPSDGEVLLWNKPIRRYRGKDRAKLISYLPQMLDSNLPFRVRELVSMGLYPYDIPPELTPDEAIEVVGLRNKKDSPVTELSGGERRRVFIAMTLQQGAGALLLDEPLANLDIRYQIELIRLLKGLRIEKGISVLMALHDINMAFLFDTVHVIKEGRLLISGNPEETITEQVLHEAFGVDVNIYRQEDGTFSFGYK; encoded by the coding sequence ATGACGATTCTGGAATTGAGGAAGGTCTCGTTCTCTTATGAAAAGTCTTCCTTTATAAACAAACTCTCCCTGTCCATTAAAGAGGGTGAGTTTGCAGGGATTATAGGGGCAAACGGGTCAGGGAAATCAACGATACTGAAGCTCTCTGCGGGTATACTAAACCCCTCGGATGGTGAGGTGCTTCTCTGGAACAAGCCCATACGCCGGTACCGTGGTAAGGACAGGGCAAAGCTCATAAGCTACCTGCCTCAGATGCTCGACAGCAATCTGCCTTTCAGGGTGAGGGAACTGGTAAGCATGGGGCTTTATCCCTATGATATCCCGCCGGAACTCACACCTGATGAGGCAATAGAAGTGGTGGGACTCCGGAATAAGAAGGACTCCCCTGTTACGGAATTGAGCGGGGGGGAGAGAAGACGGGTCTTCATTGCCATGACGCTCCAGCAGGGAGCGGGTGCTCTACTCCTTGATGAGCCACTTGCAAACCTTGATATCAGGTACCAGATTGAACTTATAAGATTACTCAAGGGGTTGAGGATAGAGAAGGGCATATCCGTTCTGATGGCCCTCCATGACATCAATATGGCCTTTCTCTTTGATACCGTTCATGTCATCAAGGAAGGAAGGCTTCTTATATCGGGTAACCCTGAAGAGACTATCACGGAACAGGTATTGCATGAGGCCTTTGGTGTGGATGTCAATATTTACAGACAGGAAGATGGAACGTTTTCCTTTGGGTATAAATGA
- the prfA_1 gene encoding peptide chain release factor 1 — translation MKDAKFGVNEEKVAALRERMELLGIKEAEIVEKFVRSQGHGGQKVNKTSTCVYLKHLPTGIEVKCQKSRSQPLNRFFARRILMEKIEAEMLGKNSPEEKKRQGIRKQKARRKKRAKEKRTV, via the coding sequence ATGAAGGACGCAAAGTTTGGAGTCAATGAAGAAAAGGTCGCTGCCCTAAGGGAACGGATGGAACTGCTCGGTATCAAAGAAGCGGAGATAGTTGAGAAATTCGTCCGTTCACAGGGACATGGCGGCCAGAAGGTAAATAAGACCTCTACCTGCGTATATCTGAAACACCTGCCTACAGGAATCGAGGTCAAGTGTCAGAAAAGCCGCTCCCAGCCCCTAAACCGCTTTTTCGCGAGAAGGATACTTATGGAAAAGATAGAGGCCGAAATGCTTGGAAAGAACAGCCCCGAAGAAAAGAAGAGACAGGGTATACGGAAACAGAAGGCCAGGAGGAAAAAGAGGGCAAAGGAAAAGCGCACAGTGTAG
- the rfaQ_1 gene encoding lipopolysaccharide core heptosyltransferase RfaQ, with protein MNKIKLLKFVDNILGKPLVFLLCRVKKHHKGYPAKFKKILIIRPGGIGDAVLLLPAINSLRAKFPDADIDLLCEKRNADIFRLSKGISRIYLYDKGGGLFKYLRNRYDVVIDTEQWHRLPAVVAYLTGAAVRIGFDTNERGRLFTHGIAYSHDDYEVYSFLHLIEPLVSRCELRVADCGLSFNPEAPFLDIREAPTGNGYRPLVINHFKKNTKGLIVIFPGASVAERRWGGDRYGRVAKVLSDKGYEIVILGSDADRRDADRIKEYAGDCIDLTGRTNLRDLAAVLNMSKLLLTADSGLMHIAYAVGTPTVSLFGSGIEKKWAPRGRKHTVLNKHLDCSPCTRFGYTPSCRKKVKCMSLISVEEVLQAAKSTIEKSG; from the coding sequence GTGAATAAGATAAAGTTGTTAAAATTTGTTGATAATATTTTGGGCAAACCACTTGTATTCCTGCTTTGCAGGGTGAAAAAGCATCATAAAGGGTATCCTGCGAAGTTTAAAAAGATTCTTATCATCCGTCCGGGCGGCATCGGTGATGCCGTGCTTCTCCTTCCTGCAATTAATTCGTTGAGAGCGAAATTTCCTGACGCTGACATTGATCTCCTTTGCGAAAAAAGAAATGCAGATATATTCAGGCTTTCCAAAGGGATAAGCAGGATTTATCTCTACGACAAGGGCGGGGGGCTTTTTAAATACCTCCGAAACAGATATGATGTTGTGATCGATACCGAACAATGGCACAGGCTCCCGGCAGTCGTGGCCTATCTTACAGGTGCTGCTGTAAGGATAGGCTTTGACACAAACGAAAGAGGAAGGTTATTTACTCACGGAATTGCATACAGCCATGATGACTATGAGGTATACAGCTTTTTACATTTAATAGAACCATTGGTTTCCCGTTGCGAGTTACGAGTTGCGGACTGCGGGTTATCCTTTAATCCTGAGGCCCCCTTTTTAGATATCAGAGAGGCTCCCACCGGTAATGGTTATCGGCCATTAGTCATTAATCATTTCAAAAAGAATACGAAAGGGTTAATTGTTATTTTTCCGGGGGCATCAGTGGCTGAGCGGAGGTGGGGAGGAGACAGATATGGAAGGGTGGCAAAGGTGTTAAGCGATAAAGGCTATGAGATTGTGATACTTGGCTCAGATGCAGACAGGAGGGATGCCGACAGGATAAAGGAATATGCAGGCGACTGCATCGACCTCACCGGCAGAACGAATCTAAGAGATCTTGCTGCCGTACTTAATATGAGCAAGCTGTTACTGACGGCAGATTCAGGCCTGATGCATATTGCTTATGCCGTTGGAACTCCCACCGTCTCTCTCTTTGGTTCGGGTATTGAGAAAAAGTGGGCACCACGCGGCAGGAAACACACGGTGTTAAACAAACACCTCGATTGCAGTCCATGCACAAGGTTTGGTTACACACCTTCATGCAGGAAAAAAGTTAAGTGTATGTCGCTAATAAGTGTTGAAGAGGTTCTTCAGGCAGCAAAGAGCACCATAGAGAAGAGTGGGTAG
- a CDS encoding HEPN domain protein, with the protein MRKDTENFLFSSEYDFITAKYMFETGRYVYVIFMCHMAIEKALKAIVSELTDRVSPKTHNLIYLIKVAKLNIPQDLFDFIAKINNASVITRYPEDFKKLLESYPEKITESYLKNTEKVLQWLRQNGKLK; encoded by the coding sequence ATGAGAAAAGATACAGAAAACTTCCTTTTTTCTTCAGAATATGACTTTATAACTGCTAAATATATGTTTGAAACGGGCAGGTATGTGTATGTAATCTTTATGTGTCATATGGCTATTGAGAAGGCATTGAAGGCAATTGTGTCTGAACTAACTGATAGGGTGTCTCCCAAAACTCATAACCTTATATATCTTATAAAAGTCGCTAAGCTAAATATTCCCCAAGACCTTTTTGATTTCATTGCAAAGATAAACAATGCAAGTGTAATTACCAGATATCCAGAAGACTTTAAGAAACTTTTAGAAAGTTATCCTGAAAAGATTACCGAAAGTTATCTTAAAAACACAGAAAAGGTGCTTCAATGGTTAAGACAAAACGGGAAATTGAAATAA
- a CDS encoding nucleotidyltransferase domain protein, whose translation MVKTKREIEIIIEKYKVELRKLGITPQEIILYGSFASGHPREDSDIDLIVISDDFKNMNFRERLEILGLAAGRVFEPIEAIGYTEEEIKDTKGTFLEEILPTSS comes from the coding sequence ATGGTTAAGACAAAACGGGAAATTGAAATAATAATCGAGAAATATAAAGTGGAACTTAGAAAACTTGGTATAACACCACAGGAAATTATACTATATGGTTCATTTGCAAGTGGACACCCTCGGGAAGATAGTGATATTGACTTGATTGTCATCTCTGATGATTTTAAAAATATGAATTTTAGAGAAAGACTTGAAATCCTTGGCCTTGCTGCAGGTAGAGTTTTTGAACCCATAGAGGCAATCGGTTATACAGAAGAAGAAATAAAAGATACAAAGGGCACATTCCTTGAAGAAATATTACCTACTTCGTCCTAA